The Anopheles merus strain MAF chromosome 2L, AmerM5.1, whole genome shotgun sequence genome has a segment encoding these proteins:
- the LOC121593538 gene encoding loricrin-like: protein MLKKTIVLSCLVAVVLCAADLETAETSWGGGGGGGWSSGGGGGGWSSGGGGGYGGGKKVIIISSGGGGHGGSGGWSSGGRSLGGGGGWSSGGSGLGKGWSSGGGSYGGGGSYGGGGYSKGWPVSKGWSSGGSSFGGGYGGGSSFGGGHSGGGWSSGGSSLGGWPSGGGVSKGWPSSGGGYGGSQGWSSGGSGGYGGGSHGGWSSGGSGLGGGYGGGGGGWSSGRSLGGSGGWSSGGLSGKGWPSSGGSKGWPSGGYGGGSSGWSSGGSGWSGSSG, encoded by the exons ATGTTGAAG AAAACGATCGTTCTGAGCTGCCTGGTTGCGGTGGTTCTCTGCGCGGCTGACCTGGAAACGGCCGAAACTTCCTGGggaggcggcggtggtggtggctggaGCAGCGGCGGAGGTGGTGGCGGCTGGagcagtggcggcggcggcggttaTGGCGGTGGCAAGAAGGTGATCATCATCTCATCCGGCGGCGGTGGACACGGAGGCAGCGGAGGCTGGAGCAGTGGCGGACGCAGcctcggcggtggtggcggatGGTCTAGCGGCGGCAGCGGACTTGGCAAGGGCTGGTCCAGCGGCGGTGGCTCATACGGAGGCGGTGGCTCTTACGGAGGCGGTGGCTACTCGAAGGGTTGGCCCGTCAGCAAGGGCTGGTCCAGCGGAGGCTCCTCATTCGGTGGCGGATACGGTGGTGGCAGCAGCTTTGGCGGTGGCCACTCGGGAGGTGGCTGGAGCTCGGGCGGCAGCAGCCTCGGTGGATGGCCGTCGGGTGGTGGCGTGAGCAAGGGATGGCCGTCGTCGGGCGGTGGATACGGTGGCAGCCAGGGATGGTCCTCGGGCGGTAGCGGTGGATACGGCGGCGGTAGCCATGGAGGATGGTCGTCCGGTGGCAGTGGACTCGGCGGTGGATACggaggcggcggtggtggctgGAGCTCGGGCCGCAGCCTGGGCGGTTCGGGCGGCTGGTCGTCGGGCGGACTGTCGGGCAAGGGTTGGCCGTCGAGCGGTGGTAGCAAGGGCTGGCCGTCGGGCGGTTATGGCGGTGGTAGCAGCGGATGGTCCAGCGGTGGCAGCGGCTGGAGCGGTTCCAGCGGCTAG